In Candidatus Bathyarchaeota archaeon, one DNA window encodes the following:
- a CDS encoding sodium:calcium antiporter, with translation MFEGILVNSLVLVIALIALDRASYLAIENTVKIADATGMGKTTIGFVLVSFSTSLPELLVAIFAALGVGKIGIAIGNVLGSNICNVAFILGVCIIIASFRKDCRLDFTPCITKEELGGTREVETLYFGLFAASLIPLFLTYIGYASKSVGIILLALFFIYMYQLSKARNIKEEVIPEILVENNVETEIKREDREGARGKTNTRILLSFIWVLVGIGGVIGSSYFIVESASYIASALGVPSLIIGATIVALGTSLPELATSLQATRKGHLELAFGNIIGSGFINLTCILGATLVASPFQVNMTAYSNTAIFSVIVNMFLWYFLSSEKLGLKEGILLLILYIMFLLANYGIINLSA, from the coding sequence TTGTTCGAAGGGATCTTGGTAAACTCTCTAGTCCTCGTGATAGCTCTGATAGCTTTGGATAGAGCCAGCTATCTAGCCATCGAGAATACTGTGAAGATTGCGGATGCCACTGGCATGGGGAAGACAACAATCGGCTTCGTCCTCGTATCATTCTCCACATCCCTTCCCGAGTTACTAGTAGCAATTTTCGCAGCCCTTGGAGTTGGAAAGATAGGAATAGCAATAGGCAACGTCCTTGGCTCCAACATATGCAATGTGGCTTTTATACTTGGAGTGTGCATAATCATAGCCTCTTTTAGAAAGGATTGCAGGTTGGATTTCACTCCCTGTATAACAAAGGAGGAGCTAGGAGGCACGAGGGAGGTGGAAACCCTCTACTTCGGTCTGTTCGCCGCCTCCCTCATACCGCTATTTCTGACATATATCGGCTATGCAAGCAAGTCGGTAGGGATAATTCTTCTAGCTTTATTCTTCATCTACATGTACCAGCTATCAAAAGCGAGAAACATAAAAGAGGAGGTTATACCTGAAATTCTTGTAGAAAATAATGTTGAAACTGAGATTAAGAGAGAAGACAGGGAAGGAGCAAGAGGTAAAACTAATACTAGGATATTATTGAGTTTTATTTGGGTTCTAGTTGGCATTGGGGGAGTTATAGGAAGCTCCTACTTCATTGTAGAATCAGCATCCTATATTGCCTCTGCTCTCGGTGTTCCAAGCCTGATAATAGGAGCAACTATAGTTGCCCTCGGCACAAGCCTCCCAGAGCTGGCCACAAGCCTTCAGGCCACCAGAAAGGGCCACCTCGAGCTCGCCTTCGGAAACATCATAGGAAGTGGATTCATAAACCTCACCTGTATCCTAGGTGCCACGCTGGTAGCATCACCCTTCCAGGTCAATATGACCGCCTACTCAAATACGGCAATATTCTCGGTGATAGTGAACATGTTCCTCTGGTACTTTTTATCGAGTGAAAAGCTAGGATTAAAAGAGGGAATTTTGCTGCTTATTCTATATATAATGTTTCTGTTAGCAAATTATGGAATTATAAACCTTTCAGCATAA
- a CDS encoding UPF0175 family protein, with amino-acid sequence MIWMALEAVTTRLPREMLREVERLAEKEKVDRSELIRRLLDFALRQKRVDEALEAYRDGSVTLWRAAEMAGISLREMMELVKMKQIPIPYTLDDLKRDMEYVRRKTGCE; translated from the coding sequence GTGATTTGGATGGCCCTTGAGGCGGTTACGACGAGGCTTCCAAGAGAGATGCTTAGGGAGGTTGAGAGGTTAGCGGAAAAGGAGAAGGTTGACCGCTCCGAGTTGATAAGGCGATTATTAGATTTTGCGCTCCGGCAGAAGAGGGTAGATGAGGCCTTGGAGGCCTACCGTGATGGATCGGTAACTCTATGGAGGGCTGCGGAGATGGCGGGTATCTCTCTTCGAGAGATGATGGAGCTGGTGAAGATGAAGCAGATACCTATACCGTATACATTGGATGATCTTAAACGTGACATGGAGTATGTCAGGCGGAAAACCGGTTGTGAGTAA